Proteins found in one Clostridium kluyveri DSM 555 genomic segment:
- the miaA gene encoding tRNA (adenosine(37)-N6)-dimethylallyltransferase MiaA, which translates to MKKLFILAGPTAVGKTDISIEVAKKIDGEIISADSMQIYKYMNIGSAKITKGEMQEIPHYLIDIIDPKENFNVSRYKNLAEKTIEDIYSRNKFPMLVGGTGLYINSLICNYDFTDAKVDVNYRNYLENLAKVQGREYVHSLLKDIDAVSYERLYPNDLKRVVRALEVHKLTGKTIGEFNSKDSLYDIPYKIYYFVLNMDRVKLYERINKRVDLMIEQGLIDEVKNLRSMGYTKDMQSMKGIGYKELIRYLEGDISLDEAVYLIKKGSRNYAKRQLTWFRKDERVIWVNKDEFTSNKEIVNYIINTLVTC; encoded by the coding sequence ATGAAGAAACTTTTTATACTGGCAGGGCCTACTGCAGTGGGAAAAACAGATATTTCAATAGAAGTGGCAAAAAAAATAGATGGAGAAATAATATCTGCAGATTCCATGCAGATATACAAGTATATGAATATAGGTTCTGCCAAAATTACAAAAGGTGAAATGCAGGAAATTCCCCATTATTTAATAGATATTATTGATCCAAAAGAGAATTTTAATGTATCAAGGTATAAGAATCTGGCTGAAAAAACCATAGAAGATATATATAGTAGAAATAAATTTCCCATGTTAGTAGGGGGAACAGGGCTTTATATAAACTCTCTTATTTGCAATTATGATTTTACAGATGCAAAAGTGGATGTGAATTATAGAAATTATCTGGAGAATTTAGCAAAAGTGCAGGGAAGGGAATATGTTCACTCTCTTTTGAAGGACATAGATGCTGTTTCCTATGAAAGGTTGTATCCAAATGATTTAAAAAGGGTTGTAAGAGCACTTGAAGTACATAAACTTACAGGAAAGACCATAGGTGAGTTTAATAGTAAAGATAGTTTATATGATATACCTTATAAAATATATTACTTTGTGCTTAATATGGATAGAGTTAAATTGTATGAGAGAATAAACAAAAGAGTGGATTTAATGATAGAACAGGGTCTTATAGATGAAGTTAAAAATTTAAGATCCATGGGATATACGAAAGATATGCAATCTATGAAGGGCATAGGATATAAAGAATTAATCAGGTATTTAGAAGGGGACATATCCTTAGATGAAGCTGTATACCTAATTAAGAAGGGAAGCAGAAATTATGCAAAAAGGCAGTTAACCTGGTTTAGAAAAGATGAAAGAGTTATTTGGGTAAATAAAGATGAATTTACCTCAAATAAAGAAAT
- the mutS gene encoding DNA mismatch repair protein MutS encodes MGLTPMMRQYMEIKENYKDCILFFRLGDFYEMFFDDAKIAAAELELVLTARECGLKEKAPMCGIPYHAAKSYIGRMVNKGYKIAICEQLEDPAQSKGIVKRGIIKVITPGTYMDSYFLDENENNYIMCLYINNNEGSNCALCFADISTGEFNCTDTPFNLSVILDEICKFNPREIIIQEDIDSNILQGIVEVFNETFSRVDECYFQKGEEVLREQFKDLNLREYTPEIIKCGGALVKYIKHTQKTNLSHINKFQYYNIVDYLTIDINSKRNLEIVESLRESKKKGSLLGVIDKTNTSMGGRQLRKWIEQPLIDRNKIMERLDSVEEILNNICYHEDLKEALKNIYDIERLAGKISSKSVNAKELNSLKSSIEKIPDIKVILSNFETSLLKNMYKNLDELKDIYMLLDKAILDNPSVSLKEGNLIKEGYDSEIDRLKEAKVKGKDWIASLESSERELTKIKSLKIGYNKVFGYYIEVTKSNLNLVPEHRYIRKQTLSNAERYITPELKEMEDKILGAEEKLIYLEYNAFVEVRDKVEKEVTRIQNSARIISEVDCLTSLARAALENNYCKPEITLSDRVYIEEGRHPVVENMLSTGEFVSNDTDIDTGENQLLLITGPNMAGKSTYMRQVALVTIMAQIGSFVPAKSASISICDKIFTRIGASDDLASGKSTFMVEMWEVSNILKNATNKSLILLDEVGRGTSTYDGLSIAWSVIEYICRESKLRCKTLFATHYHELTKLEGKIKGVKNYCVSVKEVENNIVFLRKIIRGGADQSYGIEVAKLAGLPEEVLKRAREILNSLETEKTEESMEGTNLPKKKKEEKTSSQGEQLKFLDIEKENLINEIRDIDILNMTPMEGFNKLYDIIKKVKSI; translated from the coding sequence GTGGGATTGACTCCAATGATGAGGCAGTATATGGAAATAAAAGAAAATTATAAAGATTGTATACTGTTTTTTAGGTTAGGCGATTTTTACGAGATGTTTTTCGACGATGCAAAAATAGCTGCTGCGGAACTGGAATTGGTACTTACAGCAAGAGAATGTGGACTTAAAGAAAAAGCCCCCATGTGCGGAATACCCTATCATGCTGCAAAGTCATATATAGGCAGGATGGTGAATAAAGGATATAAGATAGCCATATGTGAACAACTAGAGGATCCTGCACAGTCTAAGGGTATTGTAAAGAGGGGAATTATTAAAGTTATAACCCCCGGGACTTATATGGATAGCTACTTTTTAGATGAAAATGAAAATAATTATATAATGTGTTTGTACATAAATAATAATGAAGGCAGTAATTGTGCCCTATGTTTTGCAGATATATCCACAGGAGAATTTAATTGTACAGACACTCCCTTTAATTTATCCGTAATTTTAGATGAAATATGTAAGTTTAATCCAAGAGAAATAATAATTCAGGAGGATATAGATTCCAATATACTTCAGGGCATAGTGGAAGTTTTTAATGAAACTTTTAGCAGGGTAGATGAATGTTATTTCCAAAAGGGAGAAGAGGTATTAAGAGAACAGTTTAAAGATTTGAATTTAAGGGAATATACACCTGAAATTATAAAATGTGGTGGTGCTTTAGTTAAATATATAAAGCATACCCAAAAGACCAATCTTTCTCATATAAATAAATTTCAATATTATAATATAGTAGATTATTTAACTATAGACATAAATTCTAAAAGAAATCTAGAAATTGTGGAAAGTCTCAGGGAAAGCAAGAAAAAGGGTTCTCTACTTGGAGTTATAGATAAAACCAATACTTCCATGGGGGGAAGACAACTTAGAAAGTGGATAGAGCAGCCTCTCATAGATAGGAATAAAATAATGGAGAGATTGGATTCAGTGGAGGAAATTTTAAATAATATATGTTATCATGAAGACTTAAAGGAAGCTTTAAAGAATATATATGATATTGAAAGATTAGCAGGAAAAATATCCTCTAAAAGTGTAAATGCAAAAGAATTGAATTCTTTAAAAAGCTCCATAGAAAAGATACCTGATATAAAGGTCATATTGTCTAATTTTGAAACAAGTTTATTAAAGAATATGTATAAAAATTTAGATGAGTTAAAGGATATCTACATGTTATTGGATAAGGCTATACTAGATAACCCTTCTGTTTCTCTCAAAGAAGGGAATCTGATAAAAGAAGGGTATGACAGCGAAATAGATAGGCTGAAGGAGGCAAAAGTTAAAGGTAAAGACTGGATAGCATCTCTTGAGAGCAGTGAAAGAGAACTTACTAAAATAAAATCCTTAAAGATAGGATATAATAAAGTATTTGGATATTATATTGAGGTAACTAAAAGCAATTTAAATCTGGTGCCGGAACACAGATACATAAGAAAACAGACTCTGTCAAATGCAGAAAGGTATATAACCCCAGAGTTAAAAGAAATGGAGGATAAAATTTTAGGTGCAGAGGAAAAGTTGATATATTTAGAATATAATGCTTTTGTAGAAGTAAGGGATAAAGTGGAAAAAGAAGTTACCAGAATTCAGAATTCAGCTAGAATAATTTCAGAGGTAGATTGTTTAACTTCTCTTGCAAGAGCTGCCCTTGAAAATAATTATTGCAAACCTGAAATAACTCTTTCAGACAGAGTGTATATAGAGGAAGGAAGACATCCTGTAGTGGAGAATATGCTTTCTACAGGAGAATTTGTATCCAATGATACAGATATTGATACGGGAGAAAATCAACTTCTTTTAATAACAGGACCTAATATGGCAGGAAAATCCACCTATATGCGTCAGGTGGCCTTGGTTACCATCATGGCTCAAATAGGCAGTTTTGTACCTGCTAAAAGTGCTTCTATATCTATATGTGATAAGATATTTACAAGAATAGGTGCTTCTGATGATCTGGCCTCTGGAAAGAGTACTTTCATGGTTGAGATGTGGGAGGTCTCAAATATTCTTAAAAATGCTACTAATAAGAGTTTAATATTATTAGACGAAGTGGGCAGGGGAACGAGTACCTATGATGGATTAAGCATAGCCTGGTCTGTAATAGAATATATATGCAGAGAAAGTAAGCTTAGATGTAAGACTTTATTTGCAACTCATTATCATGAACTTACTAAATTGGAAGGTAAAATAAAAGGGGTAAAAAATTATTGTGTATCTGTTAAAGAAGTGGAAAACAACATAGTTTTTTTAAGAAAGATTATAAGAGGAGGGGCAGACCAGTCCTATGGTATTGAAGTAGCAAAACTGGCGGGCCTTCCAGAGGAAGTTCTAAAGAGAGCACGGGAAATACTAAATAGTCTTGAAACTGAAAAGACAGAAGAAAGTATGGAAGGAACTAATCTGCCAAAGAAAAAGAAAGAAGAAAAGACTTCCAGTCAGGGAGAGCAGTTAAAATTTTTAGACATAGAAAAAGAAAATTTAATCAATGAAATTAGGGATATAGATATATTAAATATGACCCCTATGGAAGGGTTTAACAAACTTTATGATATAATAAAGAAAGTTAAATCTATTTGA
- the mutL gene encoding DNA mismatch repair endonuclease MutL, producing MKRINLLDMDTSNKIAAGEVVEGPSSVVKELLENSIDSGAKNITIEIEDGGQKSIRVIDDGVGIHPEDVEKAFMPHATSKISTLEDLNKIYTMGFRGEALSSIAAVSHVILRSKVKDEFNYGREISISGGVLNYIQDTGCNIGTTVLVKDLFFNVPARKKFLKSPGREGSLISDIINRLSLANPNIVFKFFRDGKKSLVTYGSGEVMDVIRCIYGKNIYENIIPIENHSDIASIYGYIGNSEVSRGSRNNQSIFVNRRYVKDKSITAAVEKAFKSFLTVNKFPFFVLFLDLFPEFVDINVHPAKWEIKFSDSRMIFKFVFDTIHQALRESLKDSFKIDIIEDKILEKEEESVQTNKIQIPIDLRSPIYESYIKEEYGNNEKQEDNISFEYGNTLEGGNTAEENVRLNDSLKESKISKLPPFKMIGQFNNTYIIAEAASNLYIIDQHAAHEKILFEKYKSNIEKKEVISQILITSVVMELTNDDYACYVENKDVFKKAGFNIELFGNNTINVREVPVILGKPDIKNLFTDIIDNLKNMGSGDTVEVKYLSIATLACRAAIKAKHNLSQVEMEHLLHELGFLEDPFTCPHGRPTIVKFTLNDLEKKFKRIQ from the coding sequence ATGAAGAGAATAAATCTTTTGGATATGGATACTTCTAATAAAATTGCTGCAGGAGAGGTAGTTGAAGGACCTTCTTCTGTAGTAAAGGAGCTTCTGGAAAACAGTATAGATTCAGGAGCTAAAAATATTACCATAGAAATAGAAGATGGGGGACAAAAATCTATAAGGGTAATAGATGATGGTGTGGGAATACACCCAGAGGATGTAGAAAAGGCATTTATGCCTCATGCTACCAGTAAAATAAGTACTTTAGAGGATTTAAACAAAATATACACCATGGGATTCAGGGGAGAAGCTTTGTCTAGTATAGCTGCTGTATCTCATGTAATTCTTAGAAGTAAGGTAAAAGATGAGTTTAACTATGGAAGGGAAATTTCCATAAGTGGAGGGGTCTTAAATTACATACAGGATACAGGATGCAATATAGGAACTACGGTTTTAGTAAAAGACCTGTTTTTCAACGTACCTGCAAGAAAAAAATTTCTAAAGTCTCCAGGAAGGGAAGGATCTCTTATTTCTGACATAATAAACAGACTTTCCTTAGCTAATCCCAATATAGTATTTAAGTTCTTCAGAGATGGAAAAAAATCTTTAGTTACCTATGGAAGTGGAGAGGTAATGGATGTTATAAGATGCATATATGGCAAAAATATATATGAAAATATAATACCTATAGAGAATCACAGCGATATAGCTTCAATTTATGGATATATAGGCAATTCAGAAGTAAGCAGGGGAAGCAGAAATAATCAAAGTATATTTGTAAATAGAAGGTACGTTAAGGATAAATCTATAACTGCAGCAGTAGAAAAAGCTTTTAAATCATTTTTAACTGTAAATAAGTTTCCTTTTTTTGTATTGTTTCTAGATCTATTTCCCGAGTTTGTAGATATAAATGTTCATCCTGCCAAGTGGGAAATAAAGTTTAGTGATTCAAGAATGATATTTAAATTTGTATTTGATACAATTCATCAGGCTCTTAGAGAAAGTTTGAAAGATTCTTTTAAAATAGATATAATAGAAGATAAAATTCTAGAGAAAGAAGAAGAATCTGTACAGACAAATAAAATTCAAATTCCTATTGATTTAAGGTCTCCAATTTATGAAAGTTATATAAAAGAGGAATATGGTAATAATGAGAAACAGGAAGATAATATTTCTTTTGAATATGGAAATACTTTAGAGGGAGGTAACACTGCAGAAGAAAATGTAAGGTTAAATGATTCTTTAAAAGAGAGTAAGATTTCTAAGCTTCCCCCCTTTAAAATGATTGGTCAGTTTAACAATACATATATAATAGCAGAGGCAGCTTCTAATCTATATATTATAGATCAGCATGCAGCCCATGAAAAAATTCTCTTTGAAAAATATAAGAGCAATATAGAAAAGAAAGAAGTAATAAGTCAGATATTGATTACCTCTGTAGTTATGGAACTTACTAATGACGATTATGCATGCTACGTGGAAAATAAAGATGTATTTAAGAAGGCAGGATTTAACATAGAATTATTTGGAAATAATACTATAAATGTGAGAGAAGTACCTGTAATACTGGGAAAACCAGATATTAAAAATTTGTTTACAGATATTATAGATAACTTAAAAAATATGGGTTCTGGAGATACTGTCGAGGTAAAGTATCTTTCCATAGCTACTCTTGCTTGCAGGGCTGCCATAAAGGCAAAACACAATCTGTCACAAGTGGAAATGGAGCATCTGCTTCATGAATTAGGATTTTTAGAAGACCCTTTTACCTGTCCTCATGGAAGGCCTACCATAGTGAAATTTACATTAAATGACTTAGAGAAAAAATTTAAGAGGATACAGTAG